A part of Anabas testudineus chromosome 7, fAnaTes1.2, whole genome shotgun sequence genomic DNA contains:
- the LOC113167514 gene encoding uncharacterized protein LOC113167514 isoform X1 — MKNHHVLLFCFLSALWDGSTSNIIHQKKEGTQFRIQWKFSSSGSMKFFCRRECKGEDVLIKTPENTAQTDRYSTEFKNSSTGGGQLTVSITNLNRSDSGRYRFGLGSSLVPDSYRDFEIKVLDAQEEEFNIHTRDEGGNISVVCKFSFSKSRKFFCRNDCKEGNVLIETTEDRDQRGRYSLYYNASVSRPVLRVTIAELEKSDSGRYTCGLGESLSSASLQRFEVSVTGDSSTWTPRTFPMSVSSATTSAVPKITEQFTVAHPVFFLPLLICLPMVMVLLAAVLLFLYRFKTNKNSEGRNMEVTLLAVTYEHDISFHSCPDEYTVEQPAAD, encoded by the exons ATGAAAAACCACCACGTcctgttgttctgcttcttatCAG CACTGTGGGACGGAAGCACCAGCAACATAATTCATCAAAAAAAGGAAGGAACACAATTTAGGATTCAATGGAAGTTCTCATCCTCTGGAAGCATGAAGTTCTTCTGTAGGAGAGAGTGTAAAGGTGAAGACGTCCTCATTAAAACACCTGAGAACACAGCTCAGACGGACAGATACAGCACTGAGTTTAAAAACAGCTCGACTGGAGGAGGACAACTCACTGTGAGCATCACAAACTTAAACAGGTCGGACTCAGGACGGTACCGGTTTGGTTTGGGGAGTTCTCTGGTTCCAGATTCATACAGAGACTTTGAGATCAAAGTTCTTGATG CACAGGAGGAAGAATTCAACATTCATACAAGAGACGAAGGAGGGAACATCAGTGTTGTTTGCAAATTCTCCTTCTCTAAAAGCAGAAAGTTTTTCTGTAGGAATGATTGTAAAGAAGGAAACGTTCTCATCGAAACAACTGAAGACCGAGATCAGAGAGGAAGATACAGTCTTTATTATAATGCATCTGTCTCAAGGCCTGTTCTACGTGTGACCATAGCAGAGCTGGAAAAGTCCGACTCAGGACGCTACACGTGTGGTTTGGGAGAATCTTTGTCTTCAGCTTCACTCCAGAGGTTTGAGGTCAGTGTTACTGGAG ACAGTTCAACCTGGACTCCCCGAACTTTTCCAATGTCAGTCTCATCGGCAACAACATCAGCAGTTCCCAAAATCACAGAGCAGTTCACAG TCGCCCACCCAGTCTTCTTCTTGCCTCTACTCATATGTTTGCCCATGGTGATGGTGCTGTTGGCTGCTGTCCTGCTGTTCCTGTACAGATTCAAGACAAACAAGAACTCGGAGGGCAGGAACATGGAGGTGACCCTGCTGGCTGTGACCTATGAACATGACATTTCTTTCCATTCGTGTCCAGATGAGTATACTGTTGAGCAACCTGCAGCAGATTGA
- the LOC113167504 gene encoding uncharacterized protein LOC113167504 translates to MKTLHTLICFFFLSLQDGNTVTEIIVYSEVEGGDVTVQCSFSSSGNSAFFCKETCKEKNVLIETAGVTGHQGRYSIKHNRGDVDVTITQLNKSDSGRYTCGVGRSLWSSSYQQIEIIVTDAQLSGNRDEINVLHKRTGTNITVECSFSSTRSWKFFCKEPCEDEKNVLVETNNFSAQRGRYSIRYLRGNPTGGFVFVTITQLTESDSGRYRCGLEGSYQGFELMVTDARFTSTTAQSLETSGRFTPLSALPQITEQLTDTNTEDFRMLYVGLALLVTVILFLVVVVIFCRKRSAKAKEAPRETQFDSAENHQVYEDIRQDDRESRAVEISSVYTRAKFTKSNRVEATDDYCFVTAAGPQHRDEEESDKLTYTEVNFSNRTPNQAPQHRHDDVVYSVPRLERDSDTSHPTDDSALYSTVT, encoded by the exons ATGAAAACCCTTCACACTTTgatctgcttcttcttcctct CTCTGCAGGACGGAAACACCGTCACTGAAATCATTGTCTATTCTGAAGTTGAAGGAGGAGATGTTACTGTTCaatgttcattttcttcatctgGAAACTCGGCGTTTTTCTGTAAAGaaacatgtaaagaaaaaaacgtTCTCATTGAAACAGCTGGTGTCACAGGTCATCAGGGCAGATACAGCATCAAACATAATAGAGGTGATGTTGATGTAACCATCACACAGCTGAACAAGTCTGACTCAGGACGGTACACGTGTGGTGTTGGTCGATCTCTGTGGTCATCTTCATACCAGCAGATTGAAATCATTGTTACAGACG CACAACTGAGTGGAAACAGAGATGAAATAAATGTTCTCCACAAAAGAACTGGAACAAACATCACAGTTGAATGTTCCTTTAGTTCTACTAGAAGCTGGAAGTTCTTCTGTAAAGAACCATGTGAAGATGAAAAGAACGTTCTTGTTGAAACAAACAACTTCTCAGCTCAGAGAGGAAGATACAGCATCAGATATTTAAGAGGAAATCCTACAGGaggatttgtgtttgtgaccaTCACCCAGCTGACAGAGTCTGACTCAGGACGGTACAGGTGTGGTCTGGAAGGATCCTACCAGGGGTTTGAGCTCATGGTCACAGATG CTCGATTCACATCAACTACAGCACAGAGTTTAGAGACATCAGGACGTTTCACACCTTTATCAGCTCTGCCTCAAATCACTGAGCAGCTCACTGACACAAATACTGAAG ATTTCAGGATGCTGTATGTTGGTCTGGCTCTGCTCGTCACTGTGATCCTGTTTTTAGTGGTTGTGGTGATATTCTGCAGGAAGAGGTCTGCTAAAGCCAAAG AGGCTCCTagagaaacacagtttgatTCTGCAGAG AACCACCAGGTGTATGAGGATATCAGACAGGACGACAGAGAGAGTCGAGCTGTGGAAATCTCTTCAGTTTACACTCGTGCCAAATTCACCAAATCAAACAGAGTCGAAGCCACTGACGACTACTGCTTTGTCACTGCAGCCGGTCCTCAGCACAGA gATGAAGAGGAGTCAGATAAACTCACGTATACTGAGGTGAATTTCTCCAACAGGACACCAAACCAAGCCCCCCAGCACAGACACGATGATGTTGTCTACTCTGTGCCTCGGCTAGAAAGAGACTCTGACACCAGCCACCCCACAGATGATTCAGCTCTGTACTCCACTGTAACATGA
- the LOC113167514 gene encoding polymeric immunoglobulin receptor-like isoform X4, with amino-acid sequence MKNHHVLLFCFLSALWDGSTSNIIHQKKEGTQFRIQWKFSSSGSMKFFCRRECKGEDVLIKTPENTAQTDRYSTEFKNSSTGGGQLTVSITNLNRSDSGRYRFGLGSSLVPDSYRDFEIKVLDAQEEEFNIHTRDEGGNISVVCKFSFSKSRKFFCRNDCKEGNVLIETTEDRDQRGRYSLYYNASVSRPVLRVTIAELEKSDSGRYTCGLGESLSSASLQRFETVQPGLPELFQCQSHRQQHQQFPKSQSSSQSPTQSSSCLYSYVCPW; translated from the exons ATGAAAAACCACCACGTcctgttgttctgcttcttatCAG CACTGTGGGACGGAAGCACCAGCAACATAATTCATCAAAAAAAGGAAGGAACACAATTTAGGATTCAATGGAAGTTCTCATCCTCTGGAAGCATGAAGTTCTTCTGTAGGAGAGAGTGTAAAGGTGAAGACGTCCTCATTAAAACACCTGAGAACACAGCTCAGACGGACAGATACAGCACTGAGTTTAAAAACAGCTCGACTGGAGGAGGACAACTCACTGTGAGCATCACAAACTTAAACAGGTCGGACTCAGGACGGTACCGGTTTGGTTTGGGGAGTTCTCTGGTTCCAGATTCATACAGAGACTTTGAGATCAAAGTTCTTGATG CACAGGAGGAAGAATTCAACATTCATACAAGAGACGAAGGAGGGAACATCAGTGTTGTTTGCAAATTCTCCTTCTCTAAAAGCAGAAAGTTTTTCTGTAGGAATGATTGTAAAGAAGGAAACGTTCTCATCGAAACAACTGAAGACCGAGATCAGAGAGGAAGATACAGTCTTTATTATAATGCATCTGTCTCAAGGCCTGTTCTACGTGTGACCATAGCAGAGCTGGAAAAGTCCGACTCAGGACGCTACACGTGTGGTTTGGGAGAATCTTTGTCTTCAGCTTCACTCCAGAGGTTTGAG ACAGTTCAACCTGGACTCCCCGAACTTTTCCAATGTCAGTCTCATCGGCAACAACATCAGCAGTTCCCAAAATCACAGAGCAGTTCACAG TCGCCCACCCAGTCTTCTTCTTGCCTCTACTCATATGTTTGCCCATGGTGA
- the LOC113167514 gene encoding uncharacterized protein LOC113167514 isoform X3, whose protein sequence is MKNHHVLLFCFLSALWDGSTSNIIHQKKEGTQFRIQWKFSSSGSMKFFCRRECKGEDVLIKTPENTAQTDRYSTEFKNSSTGGGQLTVSITNLNRSDSGRYRFGLGSSLVPDSYRDFEIKVLDAQEEEFNIHTRDEGGNISVVCKFSFSKSRKFFCRNDCKEGNVLIETTEDRDQRGRYSLYYNASVSRPVLRVTIAELEKSDSGRYTCGLGESLSSASLQRFEVSVTGVAHPVFFLPLLICLPMVMVLLAAVLLFLYRFKTNKNSEGRNMEVTLLAVTYEHDISFHSCPDEYTVEQPAAD, encoded by the exons ATGAAAAACCACCACGTcctgttgttctgcttcttatCAG CACTGTGGGACGGAAGCACCAGCAACATAATTCATCAAAAAAAGGAAGGAACACAATTTAGGATTCAATGGAAGTTCTCATCCTCTGGAAGCATGAAGTTCTTCTGTAGGAGAGAGTGTAAAGGTGAAGACGTCCTCATTAAAACACCTGAGAACACAGCTCAGACGGACAGATACAGCACTGAGTTTAAAAACAGCTCGACTGGAGGAGGACAACTCACTGTGAGCATCACAAACTTAAACAGGTCGGACTCAGGACGGTACCGGTTTGGTTTGGGGAGTTCTCTGGTTCCAGATTCATACAGAGACTTTGAGATCAAAGTTCTTGATG CACAGGAGGAAGAATTCAACATTCATACAAGAGACGAAGGAGGGAACATCAGTGTTGTTTGCAAATTCTCCTTCTCTAAAAGCAGAAAGTTTTTCTGTAGGAATGATTGTAAAGAAGGAAACGTTCTCATCGAAACAACTGAAGACCGAGATCAGAGAGGAAGATACAGTCTTTATTATAATGCATCTGTCTCAAGGCCTGTTCTACGTGTGACCATAGCAGAGCTGGAAAAGTCCGACTCAGGACGCTACACGTGTGGTTTGGGAGAATCTTTGTCTTCAGCTTCACTCCAGAGGTTTGAGGTCAGTGTTACTGGAG TCGCCCACCCAGTCTTCTTCTTGCCTCTACTCATATGTTTGCCCATGGTGATGGTGCTGTTGGCTGCTGTCCTGCTGTTCCTGTACAGATTCAAGACAAACAAGAACTCGGAGGGCAGGAACATGGAGGTGACCCTGCTGGCTGTGACCTATGAACATGACATTTCTTTCCATTCGTGTCCAGATGAGTATACTGTTGAGCAACCTGCAGCAGATTGA
- the LOC113167514 gene encoding uncharacterized protein LOC113167514 isoform X2 yields MKIHRVLLFCFLSALWDGSTSNIIHQKKEGTQFRIQWKFSSSGSMKFFCRRECKGEDVLIKTPENTAQTDRYSTEFKNSSTGGGQLTVSITNLNRSDSGRYRFGLGSSLVPDSYRDFEIKVLDAQEEEFNIHTRDEGGNISVVCKFSFSKSRKFFCRNDCKEGNVLIETTEDRDQRGRYSLYYNASVSRPVLRVTIAELEKSDSGRYTCGLGESLSSASLQRFEVSVTGDSSTWTPRTFPMSVSSATTSAVPKITEQFTVAHPVFFLPLLICLPMVMVLLAAVLLFLYRFKTNKNSEGRNMEVTLLAVTYEHDISFHSCPDEYTVEQPAAD; encoded by the exons CACTGTGGGACGGAAGCACCAGCAACATAATTCATCAAAAAAAGGAAGGAACACAATTTAGGATTCAATGGAAGTTCTCATCCTCTGGAAGCATGAAGTTCTTCTGTAGGAGAGAGTGTAAAGGTGAAGACGTCCTCATTAAAACACCTGAGAACACAGCTCAGACGGACAGATACAGCACTGAGTTTAAAAACAGCTCGACTGGAGGAGGACAACTCACTGTGAGCATCACAAACTTAAACAGGTCGGACTCAGGACGGTACCGGTTTGGTTTGGGGAGTTCTCTGGTTCCAGATTCATACAGAGACTTTGAGATCAAAGTTCTTGATG CACAGGAGGAAGAATTCAACATTCATACAAGAGACGAAGGAGGGAACATCAGTGTTGTTTGCAAATTCTCCTTCTCTAAAAGCAGAAAGTTTTTCTGTAGGAATGATTGTAAAGAAGGAAACGTTCTCATCGAAACAACTGAAGACCGAGATCAGAGAGGAAGATACAGTCTTTATTATAATGCATCTGTCTCAAGGCCTGTTCTACGTGTGACCATAGCAGAGCTGGAAAAGTCCGACTCAGGACGCTACACGTGTGGTTTGGGAGAATCTTTGTCTTCAGCTTCACTCCAGAGGTTTGAGGTCAGTGTTACTGGAG ACAGTTCAACCTGGACTCCCCGAACTTTTCCAATGTCAGTCTCATCGGCAACAACATCAGCAGTTCCCAAAATCACAGAGCAGTTCACAG TCGCCCACCCAGTCTTCTTCTTGCCTCTACTCATATGTTTGCCCATGGTGATGGTGCTGTTGGCTGCTGTCCTGCTGTTCCTGTACAGATTCAAGACAAACAAGAACTCGGAGGGCAGGAACATGGAGGTGACCCTGCTGGCTGTGACCTATGAACATGACATTTCTTTCCATTCGTGTCCAGATGAGTATACTGTTGAGCAACCTGCAGCAGATTGA